In the genome of Actinomadura graeca, one region contains:
- a CDS encoding transposase, producing MHVLAAVRRLNRAELVGETLRAALEELAAVGGEWLAGLVTAEWARRYHRPIRFERLPRGKDELAAWVLRVGADGMQILEAVYAAGAPRRLRELPKVQVLRQMWVQQYWREEDGSLAWRGPKTTRDRQSRRDTPRRRSAAAAVRGRPDPDSARVPWAGLEVLTPHDPQARYCRKGAATATSAGKAEWIGYRDHQSETCEGEGPNVIVHVVTRLAPEQDIDALEAIHQGLAARDLAPCEHLVDGGYVTPDAMHHAATRWGITLLGPVRADPRGAQRPGFTKADFHIDWQAHTLTCPRGVTSPPWKPATGDGRAYLSVLFPRKACRVCEDRLACTGNADGKGRHITLLPEPLQKIQTRARAEQQTLQWQARYAQRAGCEATVSETVHAHGLRRCRYRGLAKTHVQHVLTAASTNIIRLAECYPPGTIPDRLSRPTSPFQQLCQRFHTPPAD from the coding sequence ATGCATGTGCTGGCGGCGGTGCGGCGGCTGAACCGGGCCGAGCTGGTCGGTGAGACGCTGCGCGCCGCGCTTGAGGAACTGGCCGCCGTCGGCGGGGAATGGCTGGCCGGACTGGTCACGGCGGAATGGGCGCGGCGCTACCACCGCCCGATCCGCTTTGAACGGCTGCCCCGCGGCAAGGACGAACTGGCCGCATGGGTGCTGCGGGTCGGTGCCGACGGGATGCAGATCCTGGAGGCGGTGTATGCCGCCGGCGCTCCGCGGCGGCTGCGTGAGCTGCCCAAAGTGCAGGTACTGCGCCAGATGTGGGTACAGCAGTACTGGAGGGAAGAAGACGGCTCCCTGGCCTGGCGCGGGCCCAAGACCACCCGGGACCGGCAAAGCCGTCGCGATACCCCACGCCGCCGCTCTGCGGCTGCAGCGGTACGCGGACGGCCGGACCCGGACTCGGCCCGGGTTCCATGGGCCGGGCTGGAGGTCCTCACCCCGCACGATCCCCAGGCCCGCTACTGCCGGAAGGGCGCAGCGACGGCCACATCTGCGGGCAAGGCCGAGTGGATCGGCTACCGCGACCATCAGAGCGAGACCTGCGAGGGTGAGGGCCCGAATGTCATCGTGCACGTGGTGACCCGGCTGGCACCCGAGCAGGACATCGATGCCCTGGAGGCCATCCATCAGGGACTGGCCGCCCGCGACCTGGCGCCTTGCGAGCACCTGGTCGACGGCGGCTATGTCACTCCCGACGCCATGCACCACGCCGCCACGCGATGGGGCATCACGCTGCTCGGCCCCGTCCGGGCCGACCCGCGAGGCGCACAGCGGCCGGGCTTCACCAAGGCCGACTTCCACATCGACTGGCAGGCGCACACCCTGACCTGCCCACGCGGAGTGACCAGCCCGCCCTGGAAACCGGCCACCGGCGACGGTCGCGCATACCTGTCGGTGCTGTTCCCCCGCAAGGCCTGCCGGGTCTGCGAGGACCGCCTGGCCTGCACCGGCAACGCCGACGGCAAGGGACGCCACATCACCCTGCTGCCCGAGCCCCTGCAGAAGATCCAAACCCGCGCAAGAGCCGAGCAGCAGACGCTCCAATGGCAGGCCCGCTACGCACAGCGCGCCGGCTGTGAGGCCACCGTGTCAGAGACCGTCCATGCCCATGGCCTGCGCCGCTGCCGCTACCGCGGCCTGGCCAAGACCCACGTCCAGCACGTTCTCACCGCCGCCAGCACCAACATCATCCGGCTCGCCGAATGCTACCCGCCCGGCACCATCCCCGACCGGCTCTCACGTCCGACCAGTCCATTCCAGCAGCTCTGCCAACGATTCCACACGCCACCGGCCGACTAA
- a CDS encoding ISL3 family transposase: MSVVFSGLSALVIEDVADDNDRIRVMARTREGLAPCPMCGVLTGQVHGLCGRTVTDVPVDGRPVVVSVRVRRLVCPAQGCPRQTFGEQVPGLLERYQRRTSRLTGQLSAVVTEPAGRAGARLSQALQVVVSKSTALRLLIRLPLPPPRIPRVLRVDDFALKRRHRYATILTDTQTGERIEVLPGRGADALQAWLPTHPGVEIACRDGSGAYGEAIRRASPEAVQISDRWHVQKNLCDKTLAEVRSHSSCWATANPARPAGAREQTTRERRQQIHDLLDKGVGLLECARRLNLSLNTVKRYTRTRQPEALRRAPRYRPTLVDPYRDHLRERRAADPAVPVLRLFHQIKELGNTGSLNLLYRYITQGRAEGDRPVITPRRLTRLLLTRPDRLREADTRLLQELTAACPELAELARLVRGFAELLTPAEGNDAELTAWIIDARAADLPHLHGLANGLELDRDAVNAGLTLPHHNGRTEGVNTRTKRIMRQMHGRAGFDLLRHRILLQ, encoded by the coding sequence ATGAGTGTGGTGTTTTCGGGCCTGTCTGCGCTGGTCATCGAGGATGTCGCGGACGACAACGATCGCATTCGGGTCATGGCCCGCACTCGGGAGGGGCTGGCGCCGTGCCCGATGTGCGGGGTACTCACCGGGCAGGTCCACGGCTTGTGCGGCCGGACCGTCACCGACGTCCCGGTCGACGGGCGGCCGGTGGTGGTGTCGGTGCGAGTGCGGCGGCTGGTCTGCCCCGCACAGGGATGCCCACGGCAGACGTTCGGTGAACAGGTGCCCGGTCTGCTGGAGCGCTATCAGCGCCGTACCAGCCGGCTGACCGGCCAGTTGAGCGCGGTGGTCACAGAGCCGGCGGGCCGGGCGGGTGCTCGCCTGTCACAGGCGCTGCAGGTCGTGGTGTCGAAGTCGACGGCGCTGCGGCTGCTCATACGGCTGCCACTGCCGCCGCCGCGGATCCCGCGGGTGCTCAGGGTCGATGACTTCGCCTTGAAACGCCGCCACCGCTACGCCACCATCCTCACCGACACCCAGACCGGCGAGCGCATCGAGGTTCTCCCCGGCCGCGGTGCCGACGCCCTCCAAGCATGGCTGCCTACCCACCCCGGGGTCGAGATCGCCTGCCGGGACGGCTCAGGTGCCTACGGCGAGGCGATTCGCAGGGCGTCACCTGAGGCGGTGCAGATCAGCGACAGGTGGCACGTGCAGAAGAACCTCTGCGACAAAACCCTCGCCGAAGTCCGCTCCCACAGCTCATGCTGGGCCACGGCCAACCCGGCCCGGCCTGCCGGTGCCCGGGAGCAGACCACCCGGGAACGCCGGCAACAGATCCACGACCTGCTGGACAAGGGCGTCGGCCTGCTGGAATGCGCGCGCCGCCTCAATCTGTCCCTGAACACCGTCAAACGCTACACCCGCACCCGCCAGCCCGAAGCCCTGCGCCGCGCTCCGCGTTACCGCCCCACCCTCGTCGATCCCTACCGCGATCACCTGCGGGAGCGGCGTGCCGCCGATCCGGCGGTCCCGGTTCTCCGGCTGTTCCACCAGATCAAGGAACTCGGCAACACCGGCAGCCTCAACCTTCTCTACCGCTACATCACTCAGGGCCGGGCCGAGGGCGACCGGCCCGTCATCACCCCACGCCGACTCACCCGGCTCCTGCTCACCCGCCCCGATAGGCTGCGCGAGGCCGACACCCGGCTACTGCAGGAACTCACCGCTGCCTGCCCCGAGCTGGCCGAGCTCGCCCGCCTGGTCCGCGGCTTCGCCGAACTCCTCACCCCGGCTGAAGGTAACGACGCCGAGCTCACCGCCTGGATCATCGACGCCCGAGCCGCTGACCTGCCCCACCTGCATGGCTTGGCCAATGGCCTCGAACTCGACCGCGACGCGGTGAACGCCGGCCTCACCCTGCCGCACCACAACGGCCGGACTGAAGGCGTCAACACCCGAACCAAGAGAAT
- a CDS encoding IS3 family transposase, producing MPKPYPPEFRRRTLNLLESGRSVRDVAASLGIAESCLHRWKRRDLIDRGLKSLSPAQAESAALAQARARIAELENEVKILHKAAAAIEKVVPPKARFALVAELAVEGVPVKQACLALGVSRSGFYDARARPPSARAIRQAWLTDQITAIHQASRQTYGSPRVRAELVQGQGVVVSRKTVAVLMQRAGLAGLPLRRRAKRVPASATVTDLVKRNFHRDGPNQLWVTDITEHPTREGKLYCCVVLDAFSRRVVGWAIDSRQRADLATSALGMAIDSRGAAGQVPGGIIHADHGTQFTSWIFTERARRAGLLPSLGTVGDPYDNAVAESFWARMQTELLDRQSWRTRVELANAIFEYIEGFYNRRRRHSALDYMSPIQFETTHPSSPISSPASP from the coding sequence GTGCCCAAGCCTTACCCGCCGGAGTTTCGTCGGCGTACCCTGAATCTGCTGGAGTCGGGACGATCGGTGCGGGACGTGGCCGCGTCCCTGGGCATCGCGGAGTCGTGCCTGCACCGCTGGAAACGGCGGGACCTGATCGACCGTGGTCTGAAGTCACTCAGCCCCGCACAGGCCGAGTCCGCTGCCCTGGCCCAGGCCCGAGCACGGATCGCCGAGCTGGAGAACGAGGTCAAGATCCTACACAAGGCCGCCGCGGCGATCGAGAAGGTGGTGCCCCCAAAAGCCCGCTTCGCCCTGGTGGCCGAACTGGCCGTTGAGGGCGTCCCGGTCAAGCAGGCATGCCTGGCGCTCGGGGTGTCCCGGTCGGGCTTCTACGACGCCCGCGCCCGTCCGCCGTCGGCCCGGGCGATCCGCCAGGCGTGGCTGACCGATCAGATCACCGCCATCCACCAGGCGTCACGACAGACATACGGGTCGCCCCGAGTGCGCGCCGAGCTCGTCCAGGGGCAGGGCGTCGTCGTCTCGCGCAAGACGGTGGCGGTGCTGATGCAGCGGGCCGGCCTGGCGGGGCTGCCCCTGCGGCGCAGAGCCAAGCGGGTCCCCGCCTCGGCGACGGTCACCGACCTGGTGAAACGCAACTTCCACCGCGACGGGCCGAATCAGTTGTGGGTTACCGACATCACCGAGCATCCCACCCGGGAGGGCAAGCTCTACTGCTGCGTGGTCTTGGACGCCTTCTCCCGCCGTGTGGTCGGCTGGGCCATCGATTCGCGGCAGCGGGCCGATCTGGCCACTTCCGCGCTGGGCATGGCGATCGATTCCCGCGGCGCCGCCGGACAGGTCCCGGGCGGGATCATCCACGCAGATCACGGCACCCAGTTCACCTCATGGATCTTCACCGAACGCGCCCGCCGAGCCGGGCTGCTGCCCTCCCTGGGCACAGTCGGCGATCCCTACGACAACGCCGTGGCCGAGTCGTTCTGGGCGCGCATGCAAACCGAGCTGCTCGACCGGCAAAGCTGGCGAACCCGCGTCGAACTCGCCAACGCGATCTTCGAGTACATCGAAGGGTTCTACAACCGTCGCCGACGCCACTCCGCCCTGGACTACATGAGCCCGATACAGTTCGAAACCACCCACCCGTCGAGCCCGATCTCCTCACCCGCGAGTCCGTGA
- a CDS encoding pentapeptide repeat-containing protein — MAALKRRGVGPAGWTPHWFRHTHATLTDANLTGARLVGANLTGANLVGANLTSAILLRARWSRNQVPLATVWPEGWAAAMLRRSTQHGPGLYQVMAEGNPGQAATPTT; from the coding sequence GTGGCCGCGCTCAAACGGCGCGGTGTCGGCCCTGCGGGGTGGACGCCTCATTGGTTCCGGCACACCCACGCGACCCTGACCGACGCGAACCTGACCGGCGCACGTCTGGTCGGCGCGAACCTGACCGGCGCGAACCTGGTCGGCGCGAACCTGACCAGCGCCATTCTGCTGAGGGCACGCTGGTCGCGGAACCAGGTGCCGCTGGCAACGGTGTGGCCGGAAGGCTGGGCAGCCGCGATGCTGCGACGGTCGACGCAGCACGGACCGGGTCTGTACCAGGTGATGGCCGAGGGAAATCCCGGCCAGGCAGCAACACCGACCACGTGA